One window from the genome of Pseudanabaena yagii GIHE-NHR1 encodes:
- a CDS encoding DUF2808 domain-containing protein codes for MIKKLGIVSCLAVACAVVSPSLVRAQSNAGFILFGGIKDNALDYCLDNGTSNRTDRYYLEVKPQKFKVSEIIITYPDHFNGSFDTSDIKLRVTDQCRGGKDLELESVNWDKETRRITIVPKEAIPSKTALRAVLSNVRNPDYSGFYQFDGRVMRADVPVPVYIGSWVITLD; via the coding sequence ATGATCAAAAAACTGGGTATTGTTTCCTGTCTAGCTGTGGCTTGTGCAGTTGTTTCGCCGTCGTTAGTACGCGCCCAATCTAATGCTGGATTTATTCTATTCGGTGGCATCAAAGATAATGCACTTGACTACTGCCTTGACAATGGCACCAGTAATCGCACCGATCGCTATTATCTAGAAGTTAAGCCACAAAAGTTTAAAGTTTCTGAAATCATCATTACTTACCCCGATCATTTCAACGGTAGCTTTGATACATCAGACATCAAGTTGCGTGTAACTGATCAATGTCGTGGAGGTAAAGATTTAGAGCTTGAGTCAGTAAATTGGGATAAAGAAACTCGCCGCATTACGATAGTCCCTAAAGAAGCTATTCCTTCCAAAACAGCACTGAGAGCTGTTTTGTCCAATGTACGGAATCCTGACTATAGTGGGTTTTATCAATTTGATGGCAGAGTGATGCGTGCGGATGTACCTGTACCTGTATATATTGGCTCTTGGGTGATTACCCTTGACTAG
- a CDS encoding acyltransferase family protein — MTWELSDLLRAIATTIVIAIHASHHWWFGVKDTVTINPEIFIDTFINQVGRFTVPIFVILSGFALAKSEDKRSFDLKIFCQRRLWRIIPPYILFTLLNVVGRSQFLSGDWQERTQQIWQALSTGMGDYHLYFLGALLHE; from the coding sequence ATGACATGGGAATTATCTGATCTATTACGAGCGATCGCTACTACGATTGTGATTGCTATTCATGCTTCCCATCACTGGTGGTTTGGGGTCAAAGATACAGTTACCATCAATCCTGAAATCTTTATTGACACGTTCATTAATCAAGTTGGACGTTTTACTGTTCCCATATTTGTGATTCTATCTGGATTTGCCCTCGCCAAATCCGAAGATAAACGGTCTTTTGATTTAAAAATATTTTGCCAACGCCGCCTATGGCGAATTATTCCACCTTATATACTCTTCACCTTACTCAATGTTGTTGGGCGATCGCAATTTCTATCGGGTGATTGGCAAGAGAGAACGCAACAAATTTGGCAAGCTCTTTCAACGGGGATGGGTGATTATCATCTTTACTTCTTAGGGGCTTTGTTGCATGAATAA
- the hisH gene encoding imidazole glycerol phosphate synthase subunit HisH has product MPVVAVIDYDMGNLHSACKGLEIAGATPIVTNDPLELSNADGIVLPGVGSFDPAMHKLRANHLEQPIKEAIASGKPFLGICLGMQILFESSEEGQESGLGIIQGQVKRFLHEPNVTIPHMGWNQLALTQADCPLWQDLGNSPWMYFVHSYYTAPVDNKVTAATTTHGSQTVTVAIAKDNVMAVQFHPEKSSTDGIHLLSNFVRMLSA; this is encoded by the coding sequence ATGCCAGTTGTGGCAGTGATCGACTACGATATGGGCAACTTGCACTCAGCCTGTAAGGGATTAGAGATTGCAGGGGCAACCCCAATAGTTACTAATGATCCTCTAGAACTATCTAACGCCGATGGTATTGTTTTACCGGGGGTGGGATCTTTCGATCCCGCAATGCATAAATTAAGGGCTAACCATCTAGAGCAACCAATTAAGGAGGCGATCGCTTCGGGTAAGCCTTTTTTAGGAATTTGCTTAGGGATGCAGATCTTGTTTGAAAGTAGCGAAGAGGGACAAGAATCAGGATTAGGAATTATTCAAGGTCAGGTTAAAAGGTTTCTTCATGAGCCAAATGTGACTATTCCCCATATGGGCTGGAATCAGTTAGCGCTTACTCAGGCTGATTGTCCACTTTGGCAGGACTTGGGCAATAGCCCTTGGATGTATTTTGTGCATTCCTACTACACTGCGCCTGTTGATAATAAGGTGACTGCGGCAACGACAACCCATGGTAGCCAGACTGTGACAGTGGCGATCGCGAAAGATAATGTCATGGCAGTGCAATTTCATCCTGAAAAATCATCCACTGACGGGATACATTTACTATCAAACTTCGTCAGAATGCTTAGTGCGTAG
- a CDS encoding response regulator, producing MEIVQGLSSDLSGNTSLVYQNCDREQIHLLGHIQSHGVLIAINESNLTIAQVSANTIQFFNLPANSLIAHPLNVLFSQEQINTLLSFWAHKDLEAFNPIKLTVTIKRKKRIFQGVMHRSDGLLVLELEPLPKDIDSSLGFYYLAKAAAMNVRQAEGFDEMSNLLVQEIRKITGFDRVLIYKFDPDHSGVVIAEAKAHNLEPLLGLHYPSFDIPEIPRNLYCKNWLRLIADLEDESVPLIPFNNPLTQAPLDLSYSTLRSVSKFHIQYLRKMRVSASFSISLINTDKLWGLVVCHHYAPKYVDYETRKTCEFLGQIMSVEIVNKHEQYLKKAQAKIKSIQSKLKQNILSSYQSLSSTFTQDIDDLLKLVNAQGAVIYLDGCISEFGQCPTQNFTRSLIAWLESKSQDIFHTTCLSKDFPEAIEFQEQASGLLSISIKLNHTSYHIIWFRPEVVQTVNWAGDPTKLLDIDDDLDPSPRRSFELWKEAVKANSLPWDEVEMEAALELRSTLMLAALEFSQQALKQEAERSKVASQAKSNFLARMSHELRTPLNAILGCTQLMSHEESLTNDLGEYVNIISYSSEHLLNLIDDVLEVSKIEAGKVLLEETEFDLFLLLHNLQEMLQIKAKDKNLQLIFAIHPNLPKYVKADERKIRQILLNLLGNALKFTNLGYVILRVTLGDPEMVGSKVMLHFEVEDTGCGISPEEISNLFEAFVQTASGRESQTGTGLGLVISQQFARFLGGQIKVSSTLGKGTIFHFEIAVQPVSNLGQEINHRTEPSKLPRPITEIRQEKSNIDINSTLRILLVEDNTFNQMIALRLLSKLGYQADCAMNGLEVLKALESKPYDVILMDVQMPEMDGLEATRRIRLIEKDSDSGNKIKIVAMTANAMKEDREKCLLIGMDDFISKPVRIEDLRTVLKKFA from the coding sequence ATGGAAATAGTACAAGGTCTATCTTCGGATCTTTCTGGAAACACGTCACTGGTTTATCAAAACTGCGATCGCGAACAAATTCATTTACTAGGACATATCCAGTCTCATGGTGTTCTAATAGCTATCAATGAGTCAAATTTGACGATCGCACAGGTTAGTGCCAATACTATTCAATTTTTCAACCTTCCTGCTAACTCACTAATTGCTCACCCACTGAATGTTCTCTTTTCACAAGAACAGATCAATACCCTATTGTCTTTTTGGGCGCATAAAGATCTAGAAGCCTTTAACCCCATTAAGCTAACCGTTACTATCAAGAGGAAGAAGCGTATATTTCAAGGGGTGATGCATCGTTCTGATGGGCTATTAGTTTTGGAACTAGAGCCTTTGCCTAAGGATATAGACTCTAGTTTGGGATTTTACTACTTAGCGAAGGCGGCAGCGATGAATGTTCGTCAAGCTGAGGGCTTTGATGAGATGTCAAACTTACTAGTTCAGGAAATTCGCAAGATTACTGGATTTGATCGTGTACTCATCTATAAATTTGATCCTGATCATAGTGGAGTCGTCATTGCTGAAGCTAAAGCTCATAATTTAGAACCATTACTTGGATTACATTATCCTTCTTTTGATATTCCCGAAATCCCTCGCAACCTTTACTGTAAAAATTGGCTAAGACTCATTGCAGATTTGGAAGATGAGTCTGTTCCTCTAATTCCCTTCAATAATCCACTGACACAAGCACCTCTCGATTTGAGTTATAGCACTTTGAGAAGTGTCTCTAAATTCCATATTCAATACTTGCGAAAGATGAGGGTTTCAGCATCTTTCAGTATCTCCTTAATTAATACTGACAAACTATGGGGATTGGTAGTTTGCCATCATTATGCTCCTAAATATGTTGACTATGAGACTAGAAAAACCTGTGAATTTCTGGGACAGATCATGTCGGTCGAAATTGTTAATAAGCATGAGCAGTACCTGAAGAAAGCCCAAGCAAAAATTAAGAGTATTCAATCCAAGCTGAAACAAAATATTCTGAGTAGCTATCAATCCCTTAGCTCCACTTTCACTCAAGATATCGATGATTTGTTGAAGTTAGTGAATGCTCAGGGGGCAGTAATTTATCTTGATGGTTGTATCTCGGAGTTTGGTCAATGTCCTACTCAAAACTTTACGCGATCGCTAATCGCGTGGTTAGAATCTAAGTCTCAAGATATTTTTCATACAACCTGTTTAAGTAAAGACTTCCCTGAGGCAATAGAGTTTCAAGAGCAAGCAAGTGGACTGTTATCTATTTCCATTAAACTAAATCACACTTCTTATCATATTATTTGGTTCCGTCCAGAAGTAGTTCAAACGGTTAATTGGGCAGGAGATCCGACTAAATTATTAGATATTGATGATGATCTTGACCCATCACCACGACGTTCCTTTGAACTATGGAAGGAGGCAGTAAAAGCTAACTCTTTACCTTGGGATGAGGTCGAAATGGAAGCAGCTTTAGAATTGAGAAGTACTCTCATGCTTGCCGCCTTAGAGTTTTCGCAGCAAGCTCTTAAACAAGAGGCAGAACGCTCCAAAGTAGCTAGTCAAGCTAAAAGCAACTTTTTGGCAAGAATGAGTCACGAACTGAGAACCCCTCTAAATGCGATCTTAGGATGTACTCAACTAATGTCCCACGAAGAATCTCTCACCAACGATCTTGGAGAATATGTAAATATCATTAGCTATAGTAGCGAACATCTTCTAAACTTAATTGATGATGTTTTAGAAGTGTCGAAGATCGAAGCAGGTAAGGTTCTACTCGAAGAGACAGAATTTGACTTGTTCTTGTTGTTGCATAATCTGCAAGAAATGCTGCAAATCAAGGCAAAAGATAAGAACTTACAACTAATTTTTGCAATTCATCCGAATTTGCCGAAATATGTCAAAGCCGATGAACGGAAGATTCGACAAATTTTGTTAAATCTACTTGGAAATGCCCTCAAGTTTACCAATCTAGGTTATGTAATTCTGCGTGTCACATTAGGTGATCCAGAGATGGTAGGTTCTAAGGTAATGCTCCATTTTGAAGTAGAGGATACTGGATGTGGAATTTCTCCCGAAGAAATTAGTAACTTATTTGAGGCTTTTGTTCAGACTGCTTCAGGTAGAGAATCACAGACAGGAACTGGTTTGGGATTAGTAATTAGTCAACAGTTTGCCAGATTTCTAGGTGGACAGATTAAGGTAAGTAGTACTTTAGGGAAAGGAACTATCTTTCATTTTGAGATTGCTGTTCAACCTGTATCTAATTTAGGACAGGAAATAAATCATAGAACTGAACCTTCAAAACTTCCTAGACCAATTACAGAAATCAGACAAGAAAAGTCCAATATTGACATTAATAGCACTTTGCGAATTCTTTTAGTTGAGGATAATACCTTTAATCAGATGATTGCTTTGCGACTTTTGAGTAAGTTGGGATATCAGGCTGATTGTGCTATGAATGGATTAGAAGTTTTAAAGGCGCTGGAAAGTAAACCCTATGATGTGATCTTGATGGATGTACAGATGCCAGAGATGGATGGATTAGAAGCAACTCGCAGAATTCGCCTAATCGAGAAAGATAGTGATTCAGGCAATAAAATTAAAATTGTCGCTATGACAGCAAATGCAATGAAGGAAGATCGTGAAAAATGTCTATTAATTGGTATGGATGATTTTATTAGCAAGCCTGTACGAATTGAAGATTTAAGAACTGTATTGAAAAAGTTTGCTTAA
- a CDS encoding IS5 family transposase, producing the protein MTQKHEIRNWTEYNAGLKQRGSLTFWMSEEVIEGWLNQTLSGKRGASKDYSDIAIATFITVKAVYQQAGRQTQGLLESIFALMGIDLPVPDHSTVSRRTASLSVTLPVIPKQGAVHVVVDSTGIKVYGEGEWKTRQHGISKRRTWRKLHLGADESTGEILAAVVTTNDCHDGEVLADILDAIDAEIAQVSADGAYDHRHCYDEIAQHGAKAVIPPRKDAKIWQHGNTNAPPHPRDQNLRYIRKHGRKKWKRDSGYHRRSLAETTMFRFKKIFGATLCSRKFDNQAVELFIKCAALNRMIQLAKPLSSPVVR; encoded by the coding sequence ATGACACAGAAACATGAGATCCGCAACTGGACAGAGTATAACGCAGGGCTAAAACAAAGAGGAAGCCTGACTTTTTGGATGAGCGAAGAAGTAATTGAAGGATGGTTAAATCAAACATTAAGTGGCAAACGGGGAGCTTCCAAAGATTACAGTGATATAGCAATAGCGACATTTATCACGGTCAAAGCGGTATATCAGCAAGCAGGAAGACAAACGCAAGGACTGTTAGAGTCAATATTTGCCTTGATGGGAATAGATTTACCAGTACCAGACCACAGCACCGTGTCAAGACGGACAGCAAGTTTAAGTGTGACCTTACCAGTAATCCCGAAACAGGGAGCAGTGCATGTAGTAGTTGATTCGACAGGGATCAAAGTATACGGCGAAGGGGAATGGAAAACACGGCAGCATGGAATTAGTAAGAGACGGACATGGCGCAAATTACACCTAGGAGCCGATGAATCAACAGGAGAAATACTGGCTGCGGTCGTCACCACGAATGATTGCCACGATGGAGAAGTACTCGCCGATATTCTCGATGCGATTGATGCTGAAATTGCTCAAGTTTCCGCAGATGGAGCTTATGACCATCGTCATTGTTATGACGAGATTGCCCAACATGGTGCTAAAGCCGTGATTCCTCCGCGCAAAGATGCCAAAATCTGGCAGCATGGCAATACCAATGCTCCACCACATCCGCGTGACCAAAATCTCCGTTATATCCGTAAACATGGGCGTAAAAAATGGAAACGTGACTCAGGTTATCATCGGCGCTCTTTGGCAGAAACTACGATGTTTCGTTTCAAAAAAATCTTTGGTGCTACTTTATGTTCTCGTAAATTTGACAATCAGGCGGTTGAGTTGTTCATCAAATGTGCTGCTCTTAATCGCATGATTCAACTGGCTAAACCTCTCTCCTCTCCTGTTGTTCGTTAA
- the murB gene encoding UDP-N-acetylmuramate dehydrogenase, with translation MSIDLPDQPPIRAHVSLAGLTSMKVGGAAEYFISPRSNDELAASLAWASDRQLPLTIIGAGSNLLISDDGLEGLVICTRHLRGIEFDEQTGQVTAAAGEPVARLAMQVASHGWAGFEWAVGIPGTVGGLVVMNAGAQGGCAADCVVEVQTVTLTGETKLIYPKDLNFSYRTSALQESLYLVTGATLKFQIGGKPEAIAADTEAKLKARHTTQPYHLPNCGSVFRNPLPQFAAKLVQDAGLKGYQIGNAQISELHANFIVNLGNAKAQDIFSLIEHIKTVISDRYGVVLETEVKMLGNF, from the coding sequence ATGTCTATCGATTTACCAGACCAACCGCCAATCCGTGCTCATGTTTCCCTTGCGGGATTGACCTCTATGAAAGTTGGAGGCGCGGCTGAATATTTCATCTCGCCACGCTCTAATGATGAGTTGGCGGCTAGTTTGGCATGGGCAAGCGATCGCCAGTTACCGCTCACAATTATTGGTGCAGGCAGCAACCTTCTAATCAGTGACGATGGTTTAGAAGGACTAGTAATTTGTACTAGACATTTGCGGGGCATCGAGTTTGATGAACAAACTGGGCAGGTTACTGCCGCCGCAGGTGAGCCTGTTGCTCGTTTAGCTATGCAAGTTGCCAGTCATGGTTGGGCTGGCTTTGAATGGGCGGTTGGTATTCCGGGCACTGTGGGGGGATTGGTAGTCATGAATGCAGGGGCGCAGGGCGGATGTGCTGCTGATTGTGTTGTGGAGGTGCAGACAGTGACATTAACTGGTGAAACTAAGCTGATTTATCCAAAGGATTTGAATTTCAGTTATCGCACTTCAGCTTTACAAGAATCACTATATCTAGTGACAGGTGCAACCCTCAAATTTCAAATCGGTGGTAAACCAGAAGCGATCGCTGCGGATACTGAAGCCAAGCTCAAGGCAAGGCATACTACCCAGCCATATCATTTACCCAATTGCGGTAGTGTATTTCGTAATCCTCTACCTCAATTCGCTGCCAAGCTGGTTCAAGATGCAGGACTGAAGGGTTATCAAATTGGTAATGCCCAAATTTCGGAGTTACACGCTAACTTCATCGTTAACCTTGGCAACGCAAAAGCCCAAGATATTTTTAGTCTCATAGAACACATTAAAACTGTAATCAGCGATCGCTATGGGGTGGTACTGGAAACCGAAGTAAAGATGCTCGGTAATTTCTAA
- the rplC gene encoding 50S ribosomal protein L3, whose amino-acid sequence MTVGILGTKLGMTQVFDSDGNAVPVTVVHAGPITVTQVKTDTKEGYKAIQVGYGKTREKLLTKPELGHLKASGAEPVKHLREYRLDDVSNYTIGQTLDVSQFKDGDIVDVIGTSIGKGFAGYQKRHNFGRGPMAHGSKNHRQPGSTGAGTTPGRVYPGKRMAGRLGGKQITVKKLTIVKVDAANNVLLIKGAVPGKAGALLNVIPTVIVGKAK is encoded by the coding sequence ATGACTGTCGGAATTCTCGGCACAAAACTTGGGATGACCCAAGTATTCGATTCGGATGGCAACGCTGTTCCTGTAACCGTTGTCCATGCAGGTCCCATCACTGTTACACAGGTCAAGACTGATACCAAAGAAGGCTATAAAGCTATTCAAGTTGGTTATGGTAAGACTCGTGAGAAGCTTTTAACTAAGCCAGAATTGGGACATTTGAAAGCATCAGGTGCAGAACCTGTTAAGCACCTACGTGAATATCGTTTGGACGATGTGAGCAACTACACCATCGGACAAACCCTAGATGTAAGTCAGTTCAAGGATGGCGACATCGTTGATGTAATTGGAACTAGCATTGGTAAAGGTTTCGCTGGTTATCAAAAGCGCCACAACTTTGGTCGCGGTCCGATGGCTCACGGTTCTAAAAACCACAGACAACCTGGTTCGACAGGCGCAGGTACAACTCCTGGTCGTGTTTATCCTGGTAAGCGCATGGCTGGTCGTCTTGGCGGTAAGCAAATCACCGTAAAGAAACTAACTATAGTCAAGGTCGATGCAGCGAACAACGTGCTGCTAATTAAAGGAGCAGTACCCGGTAAAGCTGGTGCATTGCTTAATGTCATTCCTACCGTAATTGTCGGCAAGGCTAAGTAA
- the rplD gene encoding 50S ribosomal protein L4 produces MPIVKDWTGKEIGEVDLELRVAKEATAKGLVHRALVRQLANARQGTASSKTRAEVRGGGRKPFRQKGTGRARAGSTRSPLTRGGGAIFGPKPRDYDTKMNRKERRLALRTAFTGRAADLIVVEDFAVNLLQPKTKELTQALERWGVVAGSKVLVIIDQKEENIVLSARNIRNLQLLAADQLNIFDIVNAEKIVATRSAIAKIHEVYGGDAKLATEIVTVEDAE; encoded by the coding sequence ATGCCTATAGTAAAAGATTGGACAGGGAAGGAAATCGGTGAGGTAGATCTGGAATTGCGTGTTGCTAAAGAAGCAACTGCAAAGGGTCTAGTACACCGTGCCCTCGTCAGACAGCTCGCTAATGCCCGCCAAGGCACAGCCAGCAGCAAGACCCGCGCTGAAGTTCGTGGTGGTGGTCGTAAGCCTTTTAGACAAAAGGGTACTGGTCGCGCCCGTGCAGGTTCGACTCGTTCTCCTCTAACCCGTGGTGGTGGTGCTATTTTTGGACCAAAACCTAGAGATTACGATACCAAGATGAACCGCAAAGAGCGTCGTCTTGCTCTTCGCACCGCATTCACTGGTCGCGCAGCAGATTTGATCGTAGTTGAAGATTTTGCCGTAAATCTCTTACAGCCTAAGACCAAGGAACTCACTCAAGCTCTTGAGCGTTGGGGTGTAGTAGCTGGCAGCAAGGTTTTGGTCATCATTGATCAAAAAGAAGAAAACATTGTTTTGTCTGCTCGCAATATTCGTAACTTGCAGTTGCTTGCGGCTGATCAATTGAATATTTTCGACATCGTTAATGCTGAGAAAATTGTGGCAACGCGCTCGGCGATCGCCAAGATTCATGAAGTGTATGGTGGCGATGCGAAGCTAGCAACTGAGATCGTTACGGTCGAAGATGCAGAATAA
- the psbA gene encoding photosystem II q(b) protein, whose amino-acid sequence MTTAVQRRESASLWDQFCNWITSTENRLYVGWFGVIMIPCLLSATICFIIAFIAAPPVDIDGIREPVAGSLLFGNNMISGAVVPSSNAIGLHFYPIWEADSLDEWLYNGGPYQLVIFHFLIGIFCYMGREWELSYRLGMRPWIAVAYSAPVAAATAVFLIYPIGQGSFSDGMPLGISGTFNFMIVFQAEHNILMHPFHMLGVAGVFGGSLFSAMHGSLVTSSLIRETTENESQNAGYKFGQEEETYNIVAAHGYFGRLIFQYASFNNSRQLHFFLALWPVVGIWFTALGVSTMAFNLNGFNFNQSISDSQGRVVPSWADVINRANLGMEVMHERNAHNFPLDLAAVDVAPVAMSAPAING is encoded by the coding sequence ATGACAACAGCAGTACAAAGACGTGAAAGCGCGTCACTGTGGGATCAGTTTTGCAATTGGATCACCAGCACCGAAAACCGCCTGTATGTAGGTTGGTTCGGCGTAATCATGATCCCTTGCTTACTCTCCGCCACAATTTGCTTCATCATCGCCTTCATCGCAGCCCCTCCTGTCGATATTGACGGTATCCGTGAACCAGTAGCAGGCAGCTTGCTATTCGGTAACAACATGATTTCTGGCGCAGTTGTACCTTCCTCCAACGCAATTGGCCTGCACTTTTACCCCATTTGGGAAGCAGATAGCCTTGATGAATGGCTATACAACGGTGGTCCTTACCAATTGGTAATTTTCCACTTTTTGATCGGAATTTTCTGCTACATGGGACGTGAATGGGAACTATCCTACCGTCTCGGAATGCGTCCATGGATCGCAGTAGCATACTCCGCACCCGTAGCCGCAGCAACCGCAGTATTCTTGATCTACCCAATCGGACAAGGCTCCTTCTCAGACGGTATGCCTTTGGGAATCTCTGGTACATTCAACTTCATGATCGTATTCCAAGCAGAACACAACATCTTGATGCATCCTTTCCACATGTTGGGAGTAGCAGGTGTGTTCGGTGGTTCCTTGTTCAGTGCAATGCACGGTTCCTTGGTAACTTCCAGCTTGATTCGTGAAACCACCGAAAACGAAAGCCAAAACGCAGGCTACAAATTCGGACAAGAAGAAGAAACCTACAACATCGTTGCAGCTCACGGCTACTTCGGTCGTTTGATTTTCCAATACGCATCCTTCAACAACAGCCGTCAATTGCACTTCTTCTTGGCACTATGGCCAGTAGTCGGCATTTGGTTCACCGCATTGGGCGTAAGCACCATGGCATTCAACTTGAATGGATTTAACTTCAACCAATCTATCTCTGATAGCCAAGGTCGTGTAGTACCTAGCTGGGCAGACGTAATCAACCGAGCAAACTTGGGTATGGAAGTAATGCACGAGCGTAATGCTCACAACTTCCCACTCGATTTGGCTGCTGTTGATGTAGCTCCTGTAGCTATGAGCGCTCCTGCTATCAACGGTTAA
- a CDS encoding acyltransferase family protein has product MILQCYVSYPLLRHIAFTARHLGILLTITFLLFSCRWLFATFDLNMTTFLPDGNHVIYWLPYFQIGIWLAKNQEWIDQLVSKYQSRTWGYLFAIAATLELSEFYWTAILKNSAEAVGHYTRPTIILITLTFLLWSISWQFRGQRKHLPKIFSNASFTTYLVHVWILRAIAPLEIVGGILFVPLAATISWLIGISIWKIVKSKRWIAIAMGA; this is encoded by the coding sequence ATCATTTTGCAATGTTATGTGAGCTATCCGTTACTTCGACATATTGCATTCACGGCACGGCATCTAGGCATATTACTAACTATTACTTTTTTGCTATTTAGTTGCCGATGGCTTTTCGCCACTTTTGACTTAAACATGACCACTTTTTTACCTGATGGTAATCATGTGATTTATTGGTTACCCTATTTTCAAATAGGTATCTGGCTCGCTAAAAATCAGGAATGGATTGATCAGCTTGTCTCAAAATACCAATCGCGTACATGGGGGTATCTATTTGCGATCGCGGCAACTTTGGAGTTAAGTGAATTCTATTGGACTGCCATCTTAAAAAACTCTGCCGAGGCAGTTGGACATTACACCCGTCCTACAATAATTCTGATTACCTTGACCTTCCTACTATGGTCAATTTCGTGGCAATTTCGAGGTCAAAGGAAACATCTTCCTAAGATCTTCTCCAATGCAAGTTTTACCACTTACCTAGTTCATGTATGGATCTTAAGAGCAATTGCACCCCTAGAAATAGTTGGCGGCATCTTGTTTGTGCCCCTTGCTGCAACCATATCATGGCTTATCGGGATCAGCATCTGGAAAATAGTCAAATCAAAACGCTGGATAGCGATCGCTATGGGGGCATAA
- the surE gene encoding 5'/3'-nucleotidase SurE: MNILISNDDGIYAPGVRALAEALSDTEHRITVVCPDRERSATGHALTLQEPLRVDQISGLYPDGIEAWACSGTPSDTVKLALDALLVERPDLVLSGINRGANLGTDVLYSGTVSAAMEGVLEGLPSIAFSLSSFTHLDYSAAANFAKKMVQAISDYPLEEPILLNVNIPAIAEEDICGAVVTRLGIRRYRDQFEKRIDPRGKTYYWLSGVIIEEEAESDTDIQAIRDNYITITPLKYDLTFASAIPFMQTWTEKLTMQQYRSI; the protein is encoded by the coding sequence ATGAATATTCTTATTAGTAATGATGACGGCATTTACGCTCCTGGGGTAAGAGCTTTAGCTGAGGCACTTAGTGATACTGAACATCGGATTACAGTAGTTTGCCCAGATCGTGAGCGCTCGGCAACTGGTCATGCTCTTACTTTACAAGAGCCGTTACGGGTTGATCAAATTTCTGGTTTATATCCTGATGGGATTGAAGCTTGGGCTTGTTCAGGAACACCTTCAGACACGGTGAAACTAGCACTCGATGCGCTTTTAGTTGAGCGCCCCGATCTAGTCTTATCAGGAATTAATCGGGGGGCTAATTTAGGAACTGATGTTTTGTACTCTGGTACAGTATCAGCCGCAATGGAAGGTGTATTGGAAGGTTTACCAAGTATTGCCTTCAGTCTTTCTAGCTTTACCCATTTAGACTATAGCGCTGCGGCTAACTTTGCGAAAAAAATGGTACAGGCGATCTCCGACTATCCTCTCGAAGAACCAATTTTATTAAACGTGAATATTCCTGCGATCGCTGAGGAAGATATTTGTGGTGCGGTCGTTACTCGCTTAGGTATTCGCCGCTATCGCGATCAATTTGAGAAGCGTATTGATCCTAGAGGCAAAACTTACTATTGGCTATCGGGAGTAATTATTGAGGAAGAAGCCGAATCAGATACGGATATTCAAGCAATTAGAGACAATTACATTACAATTACGCCGCTTAAGTATGATTTGACTTTCGCCTCAGCAATTCCTTTTATGCAGACATGGACAGAAAAACTAACCATGCAGCAATATCGCTCAATTTAA